From Paenibacillus sp. PK3_47, the proteins below share one genomic window:
- a CDS encoding glycoside hydrolase family 3 N-terminal domain-containing protein, whose translation MIYKDKTRPVADRVQDLLQRMTPGEKAGQLVQPFGWQCYEKQADGTVGMTEAFKRQVAAGGVGSLYGTLRADPWTGVTLETGLSPKEGAEAVNAIQAYAMKESRLGIPILFGEECSHGHMAIGATVFPVPLALGSMWNPELYREMCRVVALETRSQGGAATYSPVLDVVRDPRWGRTEETFGEDPFLIAAMGVEAVKGLQGESLDADDSVLATLKHFAAYGSSEGGRNSAQVHMGYRELHEVDLLPFRKAVEAGALSIMTAYNEIDGVPCTTNRYLLQDVLREQWGFDGFVITDCGALGMLANGHNTADSGEAAVAQALLAGIDMEMSGEMFEKHIFDAIGHGRLRESDLDRAAARILELKFRLGLFDRPFTDPEQAEQTIGKPEHRELARRIAGESIIMLKNEGGTLPLCKGIGKLAVIGPNADAAYNQLGDYTSPQPKGAIVTVLDGIREALGGGPDRVLYAPGCRIKGDSREGFAHALACAAEADAVVMAIGGSSARDFGEGTIDLLTGASVVTEHSWSDMECGEGIDRATLNLMGVQLELVQEIHKLGKPLIVVYINGRPIAEPWIVEHADAILEAWYPGQEGGHAIAGILFGDVNPSGRLTISIPKHVGQLPVYYYKRRTRGKRYLETDFHAEYPFGFGLSFSEFKYSNLRVEPSVISADEEAAVSVDVTNASDRQGSEVVQLYISDLASSITRPEKQLKAFHKISLQPGDTQTVTFKVGREQLEYVSADLTRIVEPGGFTIMAGPHSADYLTAPLHVREEG comes from the coding sequence ATGATCTATAAGGATAAAACACGCCCTGTAGCGGACCGGGTACAGGACCTGCTGCAGCGCATGACACCTGGAGAGAAGGCTGGACAATTAGTCCAGCCTTTCGGGTGGCAGTGCTACGAGAAGCAGGCCGATGGAACCGTCGGCATGACGGAGGCCTTCAAACGGCAGGTTGCCGCCGGAGGCGTAGGCTCGTTGTATGGAACGCTGCGGGCAGACCCGTGGACCGGCGTCACCCTGGAGACGGGGCTGTCCCCGAAGGAAGGGGCGGAGGCGGTTAATGCCATTCAGGCTTATGCCATGAAGGAGAGCCGTCTCGGCATTCCCATCCTGTTCGGCGAAGAGTGCTCACACGGGCATATGGCGATTGGCGCGACTGTATTTCCGGTGCCGCTGGCTCTGGGCAGCATGTGGAATCCCGAGCTATACCGGGAGATGTGCCGGGTAGTGGCACTGGAAACGCGCAGCCAGGGCGGTGCGGCGACCTATTCGCCGGTGCTGGATGTCGTGCGGGATCCGCGATGGGGCCGGACGGAAGAGACCTTCGGCGAAGATCCGTTCCTGATTGCCGCGATGGGAGTAGAAGCGGTTAAGGGGTTGCAGGGAGAATCGCTGGATGCGGATGACTCTGTTCTGGCGACCCTGAAGCATTTCGCCGCTTACGGCAGCTCTGAAGGCGGCCGGAACTCGGCGCAGGTGCATATGGGATACCGTGAACTGCATGAGGTGGATCTGCTTCCTTTCCGCAAAGCGGTGGAAGCCGGAGCCTTATCCATTATGACCGCCTATAACGAAATTGACGGGGTTCCCTGCACAACCAACCGTTATCTTTTGCAGGATGTATTGCGGGAACAATGGGGGTTTGACGGGTTCGTCATTACGGATTGCGGAGCGCTCGGCATGCTGGCGAACGGGCATAACACAGCGGACAGCGGGGAAGCGGCAGTTGCCCAGGCGCTGCTGGCCGGGATCGACATGGAGATGTCGGGAGAGATGTTCGAGAAGCATATCTTTGACGCTATCGGTCATGGGAGACTGCGGGAGTCTGACCTGGACCGCGCGGCTGCCCGGATCTTGGAGCTGAAGTTCAGGCTCGGGCTGTTTGACCGTCCCTTTACCGATCCTGAACAGGCGGAGCAGACGATCGGCAAGCCGGAGCACCGGGAGCTGGCGCGGCGCATTGCAGGTGAGAGCATCATCATGCTGAAGAATGAAGGCGGAACGCTTCCGCTCTGCAAGGGAATCGGTAAGCTCGCAGTGATTGGACCCAATGCAGATGCGGCGTACAATCAGCTGGGTGATTATACCTCGCCCCAGCCCAAAGGCGCGATTGTCACTGTATTGGATGGAATCCGCGAGGCGCTGGGCGGCGGGCCGGACCGGGTGCTGTATGCTCCGGGCTGCCGGATTAAAGGCGACTCCCGGGAAGGCTTCGCTCATGCCCTGGCCTGTGCGGCTGAGGCTGACGCCGTTGTGATGGCCATTGGCGGCTCGAGTGCCCGGGACTTTGGCGAAGGGACGATTGATCTGCTCACCGGTGCTTCTGTCGTGACTGAACATTCCTGGAGCGATATGGAGTGCGGCGAGGGCATAGACCGGGCCACACTGAACCTAATGGGCGTGCAGCTTGAGCTGGTCCAGGAGATCCACAAGCTGGGCAAGCCGCTGATTGTGGTTTATATCAACGGCCGGCCGATTGCCGAGCCATGGATCGTAGAGCATGCCGACGCCATTCTGGAAGCCTGGTATCCCGGGCAGGAAGGCGGACATGCCATCGCCGGCATTCTCTTCGGCGATGTGAATCCTTCCGGACGGCTGACGATCAGTATTCCGAAGCATGTCGGCCAGCTTCCCGTGTACTACTACAAGCGGCGGACAAGAGGCAAACGCTACCTGGAGACTGATTTCCATGCCGAGTATCCGTTCGGGTTCGGCCTTAGCTTCAGCGAGTTCAAATACAGCAATTTGAGGGTGGAGCCTTCCGTTATCTCTGCAGATGAGGAAGCAGCTGTATCCGTTGATGTCACAAATGCAAGTGACCGGCAGGGCAGTGAAGTGGTTCAGCTGTACATTTCAGACCTGGCCTCCAGCATAACCCGTCCGGAGAAGCAGCTCAAAGCCTTCCACAAGATCAGCCTCCAGCCCGGCGATACACAGACGGTTACGTTCAAAGTCGGCAGGGAGCAGCTGGAATATGTGTCGGCAGATTTAACGCGGATCGTGGAGCCGGGAGGATTTACAATCATGGCAGGGCCCCACTCCGCAGACTATTTGACGGCACCGCTCCATGTCAGAGAGGAAGGCTGA
- a CDS encoding extracellular solute-binding protein, which produces MQTTRKPWKLLLSSALILTLLAGCGSGNSNEGASDGGAAGSEAAVNKEGFPIVTEPVTLTMMAPDVGIQNWENMAVLQEMQKLTGITMEFQNAPKDSFETKKNLVFASGDYPDIFYAAGLTTAEQMNYGEQGILLPLEDLIDEYAPNFKALLEENPDVRKSITAPDGHIYSLPVVELSQHWYRNPMWYNGDFLKALNIEKLPETTEELYTYLKRVKEEDPNGNGIADEIPISSVTTTAANLRDIRTWLLGAFGVYEEEIYVDDNDVVHYTPLEEGFKEYLTYMNRLWSEELLDHESFSQTAEQKKAKAQENRVALFSDWHAYMTKGGEPSTEDPMFAPVRSESVAAPAIAKNRGITTGAFAISESNPNPAASIRWVDYLYSYEGAMFFNKGPEGILWEYTDEANRVKQYLPVPDGKEMEDYRATLTPNYGIPAPTLSMDDINKGLKTDFDLWVEQETQQKLLDKGARIPFPALFLTVEEQTEISSLNSDLSTYVKQMEAKFITGAEPLSGWDNYVATVKKMGGERVAEINQAAYDRWKAN; this is translated from the coding sequence ATGCAGACCACACGTAAACCATGGAAGCTTCTGCTGTCTTCGGCCTTGATCCTGACACTGCTCGCAGGCTGCGGCAGCGGCAACTCGAATGAAGGGGCATCGGACGGCGGTGCGGCGGGAAGTGAAGCTGCTGTGAACAAGGAAGGATTTCCGATTGTAACCGAACCCGTTACGCTGACGATGATGGCGCCGGATGTAGGAATTCAGAACTGGGAGAACATGGCTGTACTGCAGGAGATGCAGAAGCTCACAGGCATTACGATGGAATTCCAGAATGCGCCGAAGGACAGCTTTGAGACCAAAAAGAATCTGGTGTTTGCAAGCGGCGATTACCCGGATATCTTTTATGCCGCCGGTCTGACGACTGCAGAGCAGATGAATTATGGAGAGCAGGGTATCCTGCTTCCTCTGGAGGATCTGATTGATGAATACGCCCCGAACTTCAAGGCGCTGCTGGAGGAGAATCCCGATGTGCGCAAGTCGATCACAGCACCGGACGGACATATCTATTCCCTGCCGGTCGTGGAGCTCAGCCAGCACTGGTACCGCAACCCGATGTGGTATAACGGGGATTTCCTGAAGGCGCTGAACATTGAGAAGCTTCCAGAAACGACTGAAGAGCTGTACACCTATCTGAAGCGTGTAAAAGAGGAAGATCCGAACGGGAACGGCATCGCAGACGAAATTCCGATCTCTTCGGTAACGACAACCGCTGCGAATCTCCGGGATATCCGCACCTGGCTGCTGGGCGCCTTCGGCGTCTATGAGGAAGAGATTTATGTTGATGACAACGATGTCGTGCATTATACACCGCTTGAAGAAGGGTTCAAGGAATATTTGACCTATATGAACCGTCTGTGGTCGGAAGAGCTGCTGGATCACGAGAGCTTCTCCCAGACGGCAGAGCAAAAGAAGGCGAAGGCACAGGAGAACCGTGTCGCCCTGTTCTCCGACTGGCATGCTTATATGACTAAAGGCGGCGAGCCTTCAACGGAAGATCCGATGTTCGCACCGGTCCGCAGCGAATCCGTTGCCGCCCCGGCGATTGCCAAGAACAGAGGGATCACTACCGGCGCGTTCGCCATCTCGGAGAGCAACCCGAATCCTGCAGCCTCAATCCGCTGGGTGGACTACCTGTATTCTTATGAAGGCGCAATGTTCTTCAATAAAGGGCCTGAGGGAATTCTCTGGGAATACACGGATGAAGCCAACAGAGTGAAGCAGTACCTGCCTGTACCGGACGGCAAGGAGATGGAAGATTACCGCGCGACTTTGACGCCTAACTACGGCATCCCGGCCCCAACCCTCTCCATGGATGATATCAACAAAGGGCTGAAGACAGACTTTGACCTTTGGGTAGAGCAGGAGACTCAGCAGAAGCTTCTTGATAAAGGTGCGCGGATTCCATTCCCGGCATTGTTCCTCACTGTGGAAGAGCAGACCGAAATCAGCAGTCTGAATTCGGATCTGAGCACCTATGTGAAGCAGATGGAAGCGAAGTTTATTACGGGTGCCGAGCCGCTCTCCGGCTGGGACAACTATGTGGCAACTGTCAAGAAAATGGGCGGTGAGCGTGTAGCCGAGATCAATCAGGCTGCCTATGACCGCTGGAAAGCCAACTAA
- a CDS encoding ABC transporter permease subunit encodes MKGSNASGSASPSLKKNTLGKRIWKNWELYLFMLPALLYFFIFHYGPMYGIQIAFKNFVPSKGITGSEWVGFDHFERFFNSYFFWDLLWNTFSISFYELAIGFPLPIILALAFNEVRNGPFKKTVQTVTYAPHFISVVVMAGMIITFLSPSIGMIVRVIEFLGFQPAQFLTDPAWFKTVYVFSGVWQSTGWGTIIYLAALSGVDPQLHEAAIVDGASRIKRVLHINLPTIIPTITIMLILNMGNILGLGFEKILLLQNSLNMEASDVISTYVYRAGLVNAQYSFSTAVGLFNSVVNVILLVTVNRIAKRTSENSLW; translated from the coding sequence ATGAAGGGGAGTAACGCTTCGGGTTCGGCAAGTCCTTCATTGAAGAAGAACACCCTGGGCAAAAGAATCTGGAAAAACTGGGAGCTGTATCTGTTCATGCTTCCCGCATTGCTGTATTTCTTCATTTTTCATTACGGTCCCATGTACGGCATCCAGATTGCTTTTAAGAACTTCGTGCCTTCCAAGGGGATCACGGGCAGTGAATGGGTCGGCTTTGACCATTTCGAACGGTTCTTCAATTCCTATTTTTTCTGGGATCTGCTCTGGAACACCTTCAGCATCAGCTTCTATGAGCTGGCGATCGGGTTTCCGCTGCCGATTATTCTGGCGCTTGCCTTCAATGAGGTCCGCAACGGCCCGTTCAAAAAAACGGTCCAGACCGTCACCTATGCGCCGCATTTCATTTCTGTAGTTGTCATGGCGGGAATGATCATTACCTTTTTGTCACCCTCTATCGGAATGATTGTGCGGGTCATCGAGTTCCTCGGATTTCAGCCTGCACAGTTTTTGACCGATCCGGCCTGGTTCAAGACTGTGTATGTCTTCTCGGGCGTCTGGCAGAGCACCGGATGGGGGACGATTATTTATCTCGCGGCTTTGTCGGGTGTTGATCCTCAGCTGCATGAAGCTGCCATAGTGGATGGGGCGAGCCGGATCAAACGGGTGCTGCATATCAACCTGCCGACCATTATCCCCACAATTACGATCATGCTGATTTTGAACATGGGGAATATTCTGGGCCTCGGCTTTGAGAAAATCCTGCTGCTGCAGAACTCGCTTAATATGGAAGCTTCCGATGTAATATCCACCTATGTATACAGGGCCGGTCTTGTGAACGCCCAGTACAGCTTCTCAACGGCTGTCGGATTATTTAACTCGGTGGTCAATGTCATTCTGCTGGTTACCGTGAACCGGATTGCCAAACGGACCAGTGAGAACAGCCTCTGGTAG
- a CDS encoding carbohydrate ABC transporter permease, whose product MVTAMKESRGDKLFLISTYIYLCLALVVVLYPLIYILSASISSPQDVNSGAMWLFPKNVTLDGYKLVFENPKIWNGYLNTIIYTVLGTLLNLAVTLPASYALSRSDFVGRNLFMGIILFTMFFSGGLVPTYLLVKNLGLINSMGALILPVAASVWNIVVARTFFQTTIPKELQEAAHIDGCTNLKLFIRIILPLSAPIVAVMALFYGVGHWNSYFPSLIYLNDEAKYPLQMVLRQILVLQEMSAETTGAAINGEVAVAMNNKAETASLIKYGVIVVSTLPIVAVYPFLQRYFVQGVMIGSVKG is encoded by the coding sequence TTGGTTACTGCCATGAAAGAATCCAGGGGAGACAAGCTGTTTCTGATCAGCACCTATATTTATCTGTGTCTTGCCCTGGTGGTTGTCCTTTACCCGCTGATCTACATCCTCAGCGCTTCGATCAGTTCGCCGCAGGACGTCAATTCGGGAGCCATGTGGCTGTTCCCGAAGAATGTGACCCTGGACGGCTACAAGCTTGTTTTTGAGAACCCGAAGATATGGAACGGTTATTTGAACACGATTATCTATACGGTGTTAGGCACGCTGCTTAATCTTGCTGTTACGCTGCCGGCCTCTTATGCGCTAAGCAGATCTGATTTTGTCGGCCGCAACCTGTTTATGGGCATTATTCTGTTCACGATGTTCTTCAGCGGCGGGCTGGTGCCGACATACCTGCTGGTCAAGAACCTGGGCCTCATTAACAGCATGGGGGCTTTGATTCTGCCGGTGGCCGCATCCGTCTGGAACATTGTCGTGGCCCGTACGTTTTTTCAGACGACAATCCCTAAGGAACTCCAGGAGGCGGCGCACATTGACGGCTGTACGAACCTGAAGCTGTTCATCCGCATTATTTTACCGCTGTCTGCACCGATTGTAGCCGTTATGGCCCTTTTCTACGGTGTGGGGCACTGGAACAGCTATTTCCCGTCCCTGATTTATCTGAACGATGAAGCCAAGTATCCGCTGCAGATGGTTCTGCGCCAGATCCTTGTCCTTCAGGAAATGTCGGCTGAAACCACTGGTGCCGCGATTAACGGCGAGGTGGCTGTAGCCATGAATAATAAGGCAGAAACGGCATCGCTGATCAAATATGGGGTTATTGTTGTCTCCACACTGCCCATCGTGGCTGTCTATCCGTTCCTGCAGCGTTATTTTGTCCAAGGGGTCATGATTGGCTCTGTCAAAGGGTAA
- a CDS encoding alpha-mannosidase → MKRMNRFIGWLAKKQWAEKIELKEWSMRKSRYITPGVYEHEEELHPHYSISRLEGGYGTTYFLQREITLPEGWPREETALLYLGRGEGLLSINGEPHHGLDINHWFIPLPPGAAGEKLELGIELYDPIPEPEDPLNRQAVIKPPLDGIEITLVRVDPPVYSLLHTVKTAHEAALLLPAEDMRRIRIGKALERAMDTLYMEEELIRNAAAVADTEEELREAVSAERSEGLSAGTMHMVGQSHIDVAWLWPVRETVRKVSRTFSTVCALMDKYPDFRYSQSQPLLYAFAKEHYPKLYKRIKERIAEGRWELVGGMWIEPDLNIPGGESLVRQMLYGQRFYMEEFGKRSAIEWLPDTFGYCASLPQLLKQAGIDYFMTTKLGWNDTNPFPHTLFHWVGIDGTKIVAYQNHGVNEHTHPKDVQEHWQAYAQKEQHDELMLLYGHGDGGGGVTHEMLEYVERTGLTPGQPVSRFSTAEAFFSEIGLRQPELPAWHGDLYLELHRGTFTTHAFNKRSNRKAEILYRQAEIWSVLAERSGLLKQPGPEHPELAEGWKLLLLNQFHDIIPGTAIPEVYTTSREQYAEIFRLGRQVLDTSLRALAGGVDTSGEGRPYVVFNSLGWERTEGVRIEGDSSLAALQAFDADGLLDSECWNTDGAGGSYTLAVRVRKVPAFGCRTFWLREATGQHNQPADISSGEAFPEQWETEHYILKFNEEGEISRWYDKSAGRELLQPGETGNQLQFFHDTPPLWDAWDLDPRYEQQPAGRAKLLDRQVLVSGPLLTVLKFRWQLNESLIEQEITLPRYSRRVDFQTRVNWKEQHKVLKAAFPVDIVAAKAAYEIPFGALDRPTHRNTSWEQAQFEVCGHRWADLSEGSYGVSLLNDCKYGYDIHDGVMRLSLLRAPRWPDRYADQGEHEFTYSLYPHNGEWRQAGVVREAAELNEPLLAVSQEPHPGSYPGTYAWLGFQSGHVMLDTIKHAEDGSGTTIVRLYESSGSRDTAVLDWKAGDTRVCRVNLLETETGPVETSGGVIPLSFKPYEVQTIKLYHEQHSQEE, encoded by the coding sequence ATGAAGCGTATGAACCGGTTTATCGGCTGGCTGGCCAAAAAGCAGTGGGCAGAGAAGATAGAGCTGAAGGAATGGAGTATGCGCAAATCACGCTACATCACGCCTGGCGTATACGAGCATGAAGAGGAGCTTCATCCTCATTACAGCATTTCCCGGCTTGAAGGCGGATATGGTACTACGTATTTCCTTCAGCGCGAAATCACGCTCCCGGAGGGCTGGCCGCGTGAAGAGACTGCGCTGCTCTATCTGGGCCGCGGGGAAGGGCTGCTGAGTATTAATGGTGAGCCGCACCACGGCCTGGACATCAATCATTGGTTCATTCCGCTGCCTCCCGGTGCTGCCGGAGAGAAGCTGGAGCTTGGCATCGAGCTGTATGATCCGATACCCGAGCCCGAGGACCCCCTGAACCGCCAGGCGGTGATCAAGCCGCCGCTGGACGGAATTGAGATCACACTAGTCCGTGTGGATCCGCCCGTATACAGCCTGCTGCATACAGTGAAGACGGCGCATGAAGCAGCCCTGCTGCTGCCTGCAGAAGATATGCGCCGCATCCGCATCGGGAAGGCGCTTGAGCGCGCCATGGATACACTCTACATGGAAGAGGAGCTGATCCGTAACGCAGCAGCTGTCGCAGATACTGAAGAAGAACTGCGTGAGGCGGTCTCGGCGGAAAGGTCAGAAGGGCTGTCCGCCGGAACGATGCACATGGTCGGACAGTCGCATATAGATGTTGCCTGGCTGTGGCCGGTAAGGGAAACGGTACGCAAGGTCAGCCGGACCTTCTCTACGGTCTGCGCCCTGATGGACAAGTATCCGGACTTCCGCTACTCCCAGAGCCAGCCGCTGCTGTATGCCTTTGCCAAGGAGCATTATCCTAAGCTGTACAAACGGATTAAAGAACGGATTGCCGAAGGCCGCTGGGAGCTGGTCGGCGGCATGTGGATAGAACCCGACTTGAACATCCCCGGCGGGGAATCGCTGGTGCGGCAGATGCTGTACGGCCAACGCTTTTATATGGAGGAGTTCGGTAAGCGGTCTGCGATTGAATGGCTGCCTGATACCTTCGGCTACTGCGCCTCTCTGCCGCAGCTGCTGAAGCAGGCCGGAATCGATTATTTCATGACCACGAAGCTCGGCTGGAATGATACCAATCCCTTCCCGCATACCCTTTTCCACTGGGTGGGTATTGACGGGACAAAAATCGTGGCCTATCAAAACCACGGGGTGAATGAGCATACCCATCCGAAGGATGTCCAGGAGCACTGGCAGGCCTATGCCCAGAAGGAGCAGCATGATGAGCTGATGCTGCTCTACGGGCATGGAGACGGCGGAGGCGGGGTTACGCATGAAATGCTGGAGTATGTCGAGCGTACCGGCCTGACGCCGGGCCAGCCGGTCAGCCGATTTTCCACTGCGGAGGCCTTTTTCTCGGAGATCGGCCTGCGCCAGCCGGAGCTGCCCGCGTGGCACGGTGACCTCTACCTGGAGCTTCATAGGGGGACGTTCACTACACATGCCTTTAATAAACGCAGCAACCGCAAGGCGGAGATTTTGTACCGGCAAGCAGAGATCTGGAGTGTCCTCGCGGAGAGGAGCGGGCTTCTGAAGCAGCCGGGACCGGAACATCCGGAGCTTGCCGAAGGATGGAAGCTGCTGCTGCTTAACCAGTTCCATGACATTATCCCGGGGACTGCCATACCGGAAGTGTACACCACCTCGCGGGAGCAGTACGCGGAAATCTTCCGCCTGGGCCGGCAGGTGCTGGACACTTCACTCCGTGCTCTGGCAGGCGGAGTGGATACCTCGGGGGAAGGCCGCCCTTATGTCGTCTTCAACAGCCTGGGCTGGGAGCGGACCGAAGGGGTCCGGATTGAGGGGGACAGCAGTCTGGCCGCGCTTCAGGCGTTTGATGCGGATGGCCTGCTGGACAGCGAATGCTGGAATACGGATGGTGCCGGCGGCAGCTATACGCTGGCCGTCCGGGTCCGCAAGGTCCCTGCATTTGGCTGCCGGACATTCTGGCTGCGGGAGGCTACCGGTCAGCATAATCAGCCGGCGGACATCAGCTCCGGAGAAGCGTTCCCTGAACAATGGGAGACGGAGCATTATATTCTTAAATTTAATGAAGAAGGCGAAATCAGCCGCTGGTACGACAAAAGTGCCGGCCGGGAGCTGCTTCAGCCCGGGGAAACCGGCAACCAGCTGCAGTTCTTTCATGACACTCCGCCTTTATGGGATGCCTGGGACCTCGATCCGCGGTATGAGCAGCAGCCTGCCGGCCGGGCGAAGCTGCTGGACCGGCAGGTGCTGGTCAGCGGACCTCTGCTGACGGTGCTGAAATTCCGCTGGCAGCTGAATGAATCCCTGATTGAGCAGGAGATTACGCTGCCCCGGTACAGCCGCAGAGTGGATTTCCAGACCCGCGTAAACTGGAAAGAGCAGCATAAGGTGCTTAAGGCTGCCTTTCCGGTGGACATTGTGGCCGCGAAGGCTGCGTATGAGATTCCGTTCGGAGCACTGGACCGTCCGACCCACCGCAACACCAGCTGGGAACAGGCCCAGTTTGAGGTGTGCGGCCACCGCTGGGCGGATTTGTCCGAGGGGAGCTACGGCGTCAGTCTGCTGAATGACTGTAAATACGGCTACGACATCCATGACGGAGTGATGCGCCTCTCGCTGCTGCGCGCGCCCCGCTGGCCTGACCGCTATGCGGATCAGGGTGAGCATGAATTTACGTATTCCCTCTATCCGCACAATGGCGAATGGCGCCAGGCGGGGGTTGTACGGGAAGCGGCAGAGCTGAACGAGCCATTGCTTGCCGTCAGTCAAGAACCTCACCCGGGGAGTTATCCGGGTACCTATGCCTGGCTTGGTTTTCAGAGCGGACATGTCATGCTCGATACGATCAAGCATGCAGAGGACGGCAGCGGGACGACGATTGTCCGGCTGTATGAATCCTCAGGAAGCCGGGATACGGCTGTACTTGACTGGAAAGCCGGGGATACCCGCGTCTGCCGCGTAAATCTGCTGGAGACGGAGACGGGCCCCGTAGAGACTTCCGGCGGAGTAATTCCGCTTTCCTTTAAACCTTACGAGGTTCAAACGATCAAACTATATCATGAACAACATTCGCAGGAGGAATAG